GGTTGAGGGTTTTCATCTCGTTGGGTGTCAGCTCTCGCCACTTTCCTATTGGTAAATCTAGGTGGATATTCATAATTCTGATACGCTTTAGCTTCTTCACTTCGTATCCTAAGTATTCACACATACGGCGGATTTGTCTGTTTAATCCTTGAGTAAGCACAATCCTAAATTGCATTTTATCTAACTGTTCTACTTCACATTTTCTAGTAACTGCACCTAGTATTGGCACTCCTGCTCTCATCTGCTCTAGAAATTTATTGGTAATAGGCTTATCTACTCTTACAATATATTCCTTTTCGTGGTTGTTTCTTGCCCTTAATATTTTATTAACAATATCACCATCCGAAGTCAGCAATATTAAACCCTCACTGGGTTTATCTAATCTCCCTATCGGGAAAATGCGTTTGGGATATTTGATGTAATCAATAATATTATTCTTCTCTCGTTTAGTATCCGTTGTGCAAACAATACCCACAGGCTTATTAAATGCAATATAAACATGCTCTTCATTTGGTTCAGCAATAAGTTTTCCATCTACTCTTATTTCGTCTTCCGCACTTACTTTAGTCCCTAATTCTGGTATTTTACCATTGATGGTAATTCTCCCCTGTTCCAATATTTTATCCGCTTCCCTACGAGAACAAAAGCCTACTTCCGATAAATATTTATTGATTCTAACTTTTTCCACCCACTATAAATTTTTATTACTATAAAATACAATACCATAAGAGAAACCTATAAACCAATTCCCCATACTATAGCCTTCTAAAGACAGCTCAAACTTCTGCCCTAAATTGCGATAAATAGAAGCATCAAACTTGCCAACACTTAGTCCCCAATACGCCGTATCATTAGCTGCGGAACGATTGAACTGTTTACCCAATTTTAGCCCAATGTAGCCAAAATCGTGGTCTTCGGCTTTGGTAACAAAAATATAGGGATTGATGGTGTAATACAATAAATGATAATTATCCGAAACATAGCTATACTTAATTCCTCCAGAAATAGCCAACCAATTAAAAGGTTGTACGCCCAATTCAGAAGCAAACCCGTAAGCAAATTTTTCATCGCTTCGGCTATTATTTAATGTATGATTATTGGTGTTAGTATTATCTCTTCTAAGAATAGAGGCTAAATCTAAGCCTACATTGGCATTTACTCCCGTAAATATCCCCAACTTATCTGACTTTTGTTTTTGGGCAAAACCTCCTAAAAAGATAAATGTAAAACAGAAGACTAAAAATTTATACATTTCTTAAATATCATTAGCAAAACTAAACTCATTCGTTAAAAATTGCTCCGAAGCCTGTTCCACAGAAAAATCACCAATTTTGGTTCTTCTTAGCTGTGTAAGGTAGGCTCCTACGCCTAAAGCCTGACCTATGTCGTGTGCCAAACTTCGGATATAAGTCCCTTTAGAACACCCCACGCTAAACCTCACAAAAGGCCAATCAATCTCTATATTATCTATAAAGTAAATGGTGGTTTGTCTCTTCTTCAATTCTACTTCCTCTCCTGCTCTAGCAAGATTATATGCTCTTTCGCCATCTAC
This Riemerella anatipestifer DNA region includes the following protein-coding sequences:
- the rluF gene encoding 23S rRNA pseudouridine(2604) synthase RluF gives rise to the protein MEKVRINKYLSEVGFCSRREADKILEQGRITINGKIPELGTKVSAEDEIRVDGKLIAEPNEEHVYIAFNKPVGIVCTTDTKREKNNIIDYIKYPKRIFPIGRLDKPSEGLILLTSDGDIVNKILRARNNHEKEYIVRVDKPITNKFLEQMRAGVPILGAVTRKCEVEQLDKMQFRIVLTQGLNRQIRRMCEYLGYEVKKLKRIRIMNIHLDLPIGKWRELTPNEMKTLNHLIKDSAKTYD